A region of Enoplosus armatus isolate fEnoArm2 chromosome 14, fEnoArm2.hap1, whole genome shotgun sequence DNA encodes the following proteins:
- the c14h14orf119 gene encoding uncharacterized protein C14orf119 homolog isoform X1, whose protein sequence is MSWFNHVSQGSNQQQQPADSHRLTATDILCSTHNSRLRGPTEGSPTMATQHWTGCATPSSEDFPSAPQGVASPPSLQKLSCTSPSVGQGSDPEPISYVSLQEQRCVLSWFHGWTAAQRERFLQDLLGKAVPGKVCTLLDSLSTLQVKDRLPNIFECQLRLWSQWFESWREEERNHFLHILEERDPVFVAHFYRSVAGTAGRD, encoded by the exons ATGTCGTGGTTCAATCATGTCAGTCAAGGTTCAAATCAACAACAGCAGCCCGCTGACAGCCACAGACTCACAGCCACAGACATCTTGTGTAGCACTCACAATTCCAGGCTCAGAGGTCCGACAGAGGGATCACCGACCATGGCAACACAACACTGGACCGGCTGCGCCACTCCAAGCTCGGAGGACTTTCCATCGGCTCCACAGGGTGTAGCCAGCCCTCCCAGCCTTCAGAAGCTGTCCTGCACTTCTCCGAGTGTAGGTCAGGGGAGCGACCCGGAGCCCATCTCCTATGTAAGCCTCCAGGAGCAGCGGTGCGTCCTGAGCTGGTTCCACGGCTGGACCGCCGCGCAGAGAGAGCGGTTCTTGCAAGACCTCCTGGGGAAAGCTGTGCCTGGGAAAGTGTGCACCCTCCTAGATTCACTCAGTACTCTTCAG GTTAAAGACAGACTACCAAACATCTTTGAATGCCAGCTGCGCCTGTGGTCCCAGTGGTTTGAGTCTTggcgagaggaggagaggaatcaCTTCCTGCACATTCTGGAAGAGCGGGACCCAGTTTTTGTTGCCCATTTCTATAGGAGCGTAGCCGGTACAGCAGGAAGAGACTGa
- the acin1a gene encoding LOW QUALITY PROTEIN: apoptotic chromatin condensation inducer in the nucleus (The sequence of the model RefSeq protein was modified relative to this genomic sequence to represent the inferred CDS: inserted 2 bases in 1 codon) produces the protein MADLEDVTLDGRPLQSLRVADLKAALEERGLSKSGQKNALIKRLKGALMLENLQRTSTAHIGLQPNSQIGEEMSQNSFIKQYLAKQQELLRQRLEREAREAYETNEQEDHTEVNNSTSCPPQAQDVTPAVAEQHKPPGPSGGEGLFGAVNEGESNRNQEADMSGPPASGSVAMRIPGGEQRPERGSASNEVAADSDDEDSEDGEEDGDDDDWDSGARRRSLREPARVPSTRERSGASCQPQQQHMPSLLSPQLRQPTPPPSPPPELSFPLPDTPKQSPPSPDVAPARRSPSTSSSGSSSSDSRSSSPEPQRSGHAERKPGPLTLLARKMASEGAFSGAGWHGGNGEGNRQDSSSPSATSFPGRGPPEGLVSAITHTANTAGHMPFPMIPGTNQGVTGAHSAHIQVPVSVLKATATEERDRERESEIEREKALELERQEKQRKLEQERATQEERERALALEREERERALEKERIERQQALEREEREKALQRERELALERERQERELALAKEREEREQALAQERALELERQKELERQRALEQERLQREKEEREKREREEMERAKELERAKALEQERKERERALEQERLERERALEAERKEKERIEREKALEQERLEREKALEQERIEREKALEQKRLERERALEQERLEREKAIERERMEREKALERERMEREKALEQERLERERALEQERLELERKEKERIEREKALEQERIEREKALEKERVEREAALKQERMEKERVEKERKERLEREKALEQEKVERERALEKERKERALEHERLEKEKAMQKEKEEQERALEQEKERARMAEKERESHLPPSKRGREIGLTPLPTPPPLSTGPGRKSSTEAGEEEDVHAPMSRSEAAESGAPKSPTPLSPQSSFKKFRFIRDSPIQPQSSSTSMVIKRPRNFSDTPQPWASPASVGERQQEGNQPSTEQEVPRMRTKQEVVAGTPGSVGTLPEKETAVSTTLVLSPKKEGATSLVSESKEKEDSEKTEQAAKESTKKAKEVDESKGPSSPGDAAKRRGRDAKKEEKQARQRSSSNDSSSSESDSGSSSSRSSGSSTSSQEKTCSTSRGRREGKPERDSSPKHRVTLETQAEGLKETPKASPCKREMSVEKSTTTADTKKPIIEAPTREETQRMRKDSEGEEEKDKQRQVKETAMAEPEKLPDTSEETPKAFSARKISLSSSKLSPGTGSAEGEQESGAAAGRKRRWGSSTAVTAKKPSISITTDSLKSLIPDIRPCLGQEAVVDLHPEEAVLSGPEDEERERSDQDLQIRRTVTQVVHSESQENGQKEAKRSRHEDLEEDDPQGDRERTKEHEEKMDTSFPGAMETQSPSHTSHDVEINTVTPSDTLIRRSISQQKTGVSITIDDPVRTAQQPSPPRGKVSSIVHISNLVRPFTLGQLKELLGRTGTLVEEGFWIDKIKSHCYVTYCSSEEAVATRAALHGVKWPQSNPKVLSVDFCQQDELDFHKGLGVADRPGAEDQGPGSGRGRTSALPSLLPERDQWAEREREMERRERARAEREWDRDKVREFGKPGDEKEGGPRRSRSRERRRKERGKSKEKKTEKKEKTAEDPPAKLLDDLFRKTKAAPCIYWLPLSEEQFVQREAARAERMKEREKRRKEQEEEEEEKKREEERKERMKAGAGTAGERSEGEKDXRTETERGTETETEVETGTGTGRERERGRGRTTNAGMATVGRGAAGPAGGDAPAAAVTREKGGVNGQPTDGTVLETTLFHLPFTTCTLLQLRPNRGPTDVVTISQIVTFFKAHLHLHTVMLKGDHDFCSVISQSAVHLAPVKV, from the exons ATGGCGGATCTCGAAGACGTTACCCTGGACGGGAGACCGCTCCAGTCCCTTCGAGTAGCAGATTTAAAAGCTGCTCTTGAGGAGAGAGGACTCTCGAAAAGCGGGCAGAAGAATGCTCTCATTAAAAGACTCAAGGGG GCTCTCATGCTGGAGAATCTGCAGAGGACCTCCACCGCTCACATTGGACTGCAGCCAAACTCACAG ATTGGTGAGGAAATGAGCCAGAACAGCTTTATCAAGCAGTATCTGGCTAAACAACAGGAGCTCTTGAGGCAGCGTCTGGAGAGAGAGGCTCGCGAAGCATATGAAACAAATG AGCAAGAGGACCACACAGAAGTTAATAACAGTACCTCATGCCCTCCCCAAGCCCAG GATGTCACACCAGCAGTGGCTGAGCAGCACAAGCCACCTGGCCCCTCTGGTGGAGAGGGATTGTTTGGTGCagtgaatgagggagagagTAACAGGAACCAGGAGGCTGACATGTCCGGTCCTCCTGCTTCTGGCTCAGTGGCCATGCGTATTCCTGGTGGAGAGCAGCGACCAGAGAGGGGTTCTGCATCCAACGAAGTCGCTGCTGACAGCGACGATGAGGATAGTGAGGATGGCGAGGAGGATGGTGACGATGACGATTGGGACAGTGGTGCTCGGAGGAGAAGCCTCAGAGAGCCAGCCAGAGTGCCCTCGACCAGAGAGAGGTCCGGAGCATCCTGTCAACCCCAGCAGCAACACATGCCTTCCCTTTTGTCCCCTCAACTCCGCCAGCCaacacctcctccctccccacctccaGAGTTATCATTCCCCTTGCCTGACACCCCTAAGCAGAGCCCCCCTAGTCCAGATGTAGCCCCAGCTAGGCGCTCACCCAGTACCTCCAGCTCTGGTTCCTCCAGCAGCGACAGCCGCAGTAGCAgcccagagccacagaggagtgGACATGCCGAGCGCAAGCCCGGCCCGCTTACCCTTCTTGCACGTAAGATGGCGTCAGAAGGTGCTTTCTCAGGAGCAGGTTGGCATGGGGGCAACGGGGAAGGCAATAGGCAGGACAGCAGTTCTCCTTCGGCTACGTCATTTCCTGGCAGAGGGCCTCCAGAGGGTCTGGTATCTGCCATCACTCACACAGCCAACACTGCAGGCCATATGCCATTTCCCATGATTCCAGGCACCAACCAAGGTGTCACAGGAGCACATTCGGCCCATATTCAAGTACCTGTGAGTGTGCTCAAGGCCACTGCaacagaagagagggacagagagagggagtctgagatagaaagagaaaaggccCTTGAGCTAGAAAGgcaagagaagcagagaaaactTGAGCAAGAACGAGCAACGCAGGAAGAGCGGGAAAGAGCTCTTGctttggagagagaggaaagggagagagctctggagaaagagagaattgaACGACAGCAGGCCTTAGAAAGAGAAGAACGAGAAAAGGCTTTGCAGCGGGAGAGGGAACTTGCTCTAGAAcgagagaggcaggagagggaACTAGCTTTGGCTAAAGAGAGGGAAGAGCGAGAGCAAGCCTTAGCACAGGAGAGGGCCCTGGAGCTTGAGAGGCAGAAGGAGCTTGAAAGACAGAGAGCTCTGGAGCAAGAacgtctgcagagagaaaaagaggagagggagaagcgagagagagaagaaatggagagagCGAAGGAGCTAGAAAGAGCCAAGGCTCTGGAgcaggaaaggaaggagagagagagggctctCGAGCAAGAGAGGttagagagggaaagagctcTGGAGgctgagagaaaggagaaggagaggattgagagagaaaaggcgTTGGAGCAGGAAAGgttggagagggagaaagcctTAGAGCAGGAGagaatagaaagagagaaagccttGGAGCAAAAGAGactagaaagagagagagccctGGAGCAAGAGagactagagagagagaaagccatagagcgagagagaatggagagagagaaagccttAGAGCGAGagagaatggagagagagaaagctctAGAGCAAGAAaggctggagagggagagagcccTAGAACAAGAGAGGTTAGAGCttgagaggaaggaaaaggaacGAATTGAGAGGGAGAAAGCATTGGAACAAGAGAGGATAGAGAGGGAAAAGGCCTTGGAAAAAGAGAGGGTGGAGCGAGAGGCAGCTCTGAAacaggagaggatggagaaggAACGAGtcgagaaggagaggaaagaaaggctggagagggagaaagctcTTGAGCAGGAGAAAGTTGAAAGGGAGAGAGCcttggagaaggagaggaaggagagggctCTGGAACATGAAAGGTTAGAGAAGGAGAAAGCcatgcagaaagaaaaggaggagcaggagagggccCTGgaacaggagaaagagagagctagGATGGctgaaaaggagagggagagtcaCCTCCCTCCATCCAAACGTGGCCGTGAGATTGGTCTCACCCCCTTGCCCactcctccccccctctctaCAGGACCAGGTAGAAAGTCATCCActgaggcaggagaggaggaagatgtcCATGCCCCAATGTCCCGGAGTGAAGCAGCAGAATCCGGTGCACCCAAGTCACCAACACCTCTGTCGCCTCAGTCCTCTTTCAAGAAGTTCAGGTTCATAAGGGACTCCCCAATTCAACCCCAATCTTCCTCCACTTCCATGGTTATCAAGCGGCCCCGTAACTTCTCTGATACACCCCAGCCTTGGGCCTCACCTGCCAGTGTTGGGGAACGACAGCAGGAAGGAAACCAGCCCTCCACTGAACAGGAAGTTCCACGGATGCGGACAAAGCAGGAGGTTGTCGCTGGGACACCGGGATCTGTGGGGACCCTGCCTGAGAAGGAGACCGCTGTTAGTACCACACTGGTCCTGAGTCCCAAAAAAGAAGGGGCCACAAGCCTCGTATCggagagcaaagaaaaagaagattcAGAGAAGACAGAACAGGCTGCCAAGGAATCCaccaaaaaagcaaaagaagtGGATGAAAGCAAGGGTCCTTCAAGCCCAGGGGATGCTGCAAAGCGGAGGGGAAGAGATgcaaagaaggaagaaaaacaggcaAGACAAAGATCATCGTCTAAtgattcctcttcctcagaaTCGGACTCTGGGTCCTCATCATCTCGGTCCTCTGGTTCATCCACATCTTCTCAAGAGAAAACCTGCTCCACTTCAAGAGGTAGAAGG GAAGGGAAACCTGAAAGAGATTCTTCACCAAAGCACAGGGTGACATTAGAGACTCAGGCTGAGGGTTTAAAGGAAACTCCAAAAGCATCCCCTTGCAAAAGAGAGATGTCTGTAGAGAAGAGTACCACAACTGCCGACACCAAG aaaCCAATCATTGAAGCACCAACCAGAGAGGAGACACAAAGGATGAGAAAGGAcagcgagggagaggaggaaaaagacaaacaaag GCAGGTGAAGGAGACTGCGATGGCAGAGCCAGAGAAGCTTCCAGATACCAGCGAGGAG ACACCAAAGGCCTTCTCAGCTCGTAAGATCTCTCTTAGCA GCAGTAAATTGTCCCCAGGCACTGGCAGTGCAGAGGGCGAGCAGGAGTCTGGGGCCGCGGCCGGTCGCAAGAGGAGGTGGGGCTCCAGTACCGCTGTCACTGCAAAGAAGCCTTCCATCAGCATCACCACAGATTCACTCAAG TCTCTGATCCCAGACATTCGGCCGTGTCTCGGCCAGGAGGCAGTAGTGGACCTGCACCCGGAGGAAGCTGTCCTTTCTGGGCctgaggatgaagagagggagcgCTCTGACCAGGACCTTCAGATTCGCCGCACTGTCACACAG GTGGTGCACTCGGAGAGCCAGGAGAATGGACAGAAAGAGGCAAAGAGGAGCAGACATGAGGATTTGGAGGAGGATGAcccacagggagacagagagaggacaaaggagCATGAAGAGAAGATGGACACCTCATTTCCTGGAGCCATGGAAACCCAGTCTCCATCACATACCAGCCATGATGTAGAAATCAACACTG TGACCCCCAGCGACACCCTCATTCGTCGCTCCATCAGCCAGCAGAAAACGGGTGTTTCCATCACAATCGATGACCCTGTGCGCACAGCCCAGCAGCCCTCACCACCTCGTGGCAAAGTCTCCAGCATTGTTCACATCAGCAACCTG GTGAGGCCGTTCACTCTTGGGCAGCTTAAGGAACTGCTCGGCAGAACCGGCACCCTGGTGGAGGAGGGCTTCTGGATTGACAAAATCAAGTCTCACTGCTACGTCACT tACTGTAGCTCTGAGGAAGCAGTCGCTACACGGGCAGCTCTTCACGGTGTGAAATGGCCTCAGAGCAATCCAAAAGTCCTTAGTGTAGACTTCTGCCAGCAGGATGAG CTGGACTTTCACAAAGGCTTGGGAGTAGCCGACAGACCTGGAGCAGAGGATCAGGGGCCTGGCTCCGGCCGCGGCCGTACATCGGCcctgccctctctcctcccagagCGAGACCAGTGGGCTGAGCGCGAGCGCGAGATGGAGCGCCGGGAGAGGGCTCGGGCAGAGCGGGAGTGGGATCGCGACAAAGTCAGAGAGTTTGGGAAACCTGGAGACGAGAAGGAGGGAGGTCCCCGGAGGTCACGCTCCAGAGAGAGACGACGcaaggagaggggaaagagcAAGGAGAAGAAGACTGAGAAGAAAG AGAAAACTGCTGAGGACCCCCCTGCAAAGCTGCTTGATGATCTGTTCCGCAAAACTAAAGCAGCCCCTTGCATATACTGGCTTCCACTTTCAGAGGAACAG tttgttcagCGGGAAGCTGCCAGAGCAGAACGGATGAAGGAGCGCGAAAAACGTAGGAAGgagcaagaagaggaggaggaggagaaaaaaagggaagaggagcgCAAGGAGAGGATGAAAGCCGGAGCCGGCACCGCAGGAGAGCGGAGTGAGGGTGAGAAGga aaggacagagacagagagagggacagagacagagaccgaggtagagacagggacagggacagggagagagagagagagagggagagggagaacgACAAACGCAGGGATGGCTACCGTAGGCCGGGGGGCAGCGGGGCCGGCGGGGGGCGACGCTCCCGCAGCCGCAGTGACCCGCGAGAAAGGCGGCGTTAATGGCCAGCCGACTGATGGAACTGTCCTAGAGACCACCCTCTTCCATTTGCCTTTCACTACATGTACTTTGTTACAACTAAGACCCAACAGAGGACCAACTGATGTCGTCACCATCTCTCAAATTGTCACCTTTTTTAAAGCACATCTACACctacacacagtcatgcttaAAGGGGACCATGATTTTTGCAGTGTTATTTCCCAGAGTGCTGTACATCTCGCTCCTGTCAAGgtttga
- the dhrs1 gene encoding dehydrogenase/reductase SDR family member 1: MSLSGWVCVVTGASRGIGRGIALQLSEAGATVYITGRQEKTLKETAAQVKERGGNCVPVICDSTKDKDIEELFEQIKSEQNGRLDILVNNAYAGVQAIFESMGNKFWEMDPSIWDSINNTGLRGHYFFSVYASRLMVAQGRGLIVTISSMGGLRYLFNVPYGVGKAACDRLAADMAVELKSRGVASVSLWPGAVQTELVSQFILEDTPRGVDSKLKDVFASGETTELSGKCIINLAKDKNLMSLTGKVLLTCDLARRFGIQDVDGRSVVDYTSLKFLLTQVPYLSWLSAVVPSFLRLPRFVLTLANNRF; encoded by the exons ATGTCCTTGTCTGGCTGGGTGTGTGTAGTAACAGGTGCCTCCAGGGGTATTGGCCGGGGAATAGCTCTCCAGCTGTCAGAGGCAGGAGCCACCGTCTACATCACTGGGCGCCAGGAGAAGACTCTGAAAGAAACCGCTGCACAG GTTAAGGAGAGGGGTGGAAACTGTGTGCCCGTTATCTGTGATTCtacaaaagacaaagacattgAAGAACTGTTTGAACAGATAAAAAGTGAACAGAATGGCAGGCTGGATATCCTGGTTAACAATGCCTATGCTGGAGTACAG GCTATCTTCGAGAGCATGGGGAACAAGTTCTGGGAGATGGATCCGTCCATTTGGGATTCCATCAACAACACAGGCCTCAG GGGCCACTATTTCTTCTCAGTTTATGCATCCCGGTTGATGGTGGCTCAAGGTCGGGGTTTGATAGTCACCATTTCATCTATGGGGGGGCTGCGGTATCTGTTCAATGTGCCATATGGCGTTGGTAAAGCTGCA TGTGACAGGCTGGCAGCAGACATGGCCGTTGAGCTGAAAAGTAGGGGAGTGGCTTCTGTCAGCCTGTGGCCAGGAGCAGTACAGACAGAGTTGGTGTCTCAGTTCATATTGGAAGATACACCACGCGGTGTAGATTCAAAG CTTAAAGATGTATTTGCCAGTGGAGAGACCACAGAACTGAGCGGGAAGTGCATCATCAACCTGGCAAAAG ATAAAAATCTGATGTCGCTGACGGGGAAAGTGCTTCTGACGTGTGACCTGGCAAGGCGCTTTGGGATACAAGATGTTGATG GACGGAGTGTAGTTGATTACACTTCCCTAAAATTCCTCCTGACCCAGGTCCCATATCTCTCCTGGCTGTCAGCTGTTGTCCCTTCATTCCTACGCCTGCCACGCTTTGTGCTCACCCTGGCAAATAACCGGTTCTGA
- the c14h14orf119 gene encoding uncharacterized protein C14orf119 homolog isoform X2: MPTLSTHNSRLRGPTEGSPTMATQHWTGCATPSSEDFPSAPQGVASPPSLQKLSCTSPSVGQGSDPEPISYVSLQEQRCVLSWFHGWTAAQRERFLQDLLGKAVPGKVCTLLDSLSTLQVKDRLPNIFECQLRLWSQWFESWREEERNHFLHILEERDPVFVAHFYRSVAGTAGRD; the protein is encoded by the exons ATGCCGACACTAAG CACTCACAATTCCAGGCTCAGAGGTCCGACAGAGGGATCACCGACCATGGCAACACAACACTGGACCGGCTGCGCCACTCCAAGCTCGGAGGACTTTCCATCGGCTCCACAGGGTGTAGCCAGCCCTCCCAGCCTTCAGAAGCTGTCCTGCACTTCTCCGAGTGTAGGTCAGGGGAGCGACCCGGAGCCCATCTCCTATGTAAGCCTCCAGGAGCAGCGGTGCGTCCTGAGCTGGTTCCACGGCTGGACCGCCGCGCAGAGAGAGCGGTTCTTGCAAGACCTCCTGGGGAAAGCTGTGCCTGGGAAAGTGTGCACCCTCCTAGATTCACTCAGTACTCTTCAG GTTAAAGACAGACTACCAAACATCTTTGAATGCCAGCTGCGCCTGTGGTCCCAGTGGTTTGAGTCTTggcgagaggaggagaggaatcaCTTCCTGCACATTCTGGAAGAGCGGGACCCAGTTTTTGTTGCCCATTTCTATAGGAGCGTAGCCGGTACAGCAGGAAGAGACTGa